From the genome of Carassius auratus strain Wakin chromosome 26, ASM336829v1, whole genome shotgun sequence, one region includes:
- the LOC113044249 gene encoding uncharacterized protein LOC113044249 codes for MQTNNVIRVKFKDSKRYIFSSKPFTFQSFLECVANKFDLPTMDVKVFDDSKTEVDEEAFVYLLTRPDLGVLEIVIPGTANIDDSLSSSSLGDEGTSESDDTAMLITSPPEKNLAEEHRLAKMIEEILKTSPGGEKIINEYTRTKGLSDTRRRDMVKILVAHLTNEHGTSPSRRLKEEYAKGIISLFPCLADPRSKLGYEHYYNAEDGSGYLAWRIKTLQKEASEGRMKRPRQPQTGGPTADRQSYKEDCYLTDDRHCQEAIALMKHTADEAVVKEKMKLTLAYRQKLLHDPKKSADILSVFSRFLDIPGLINQDFGLLFGDATSAKLLEKWSTNIKPKVIAQSRGLTQTSELQDLIQNAEATEVEEGWDSDMSSILMLVHLLPPSSQGRKRPGKISAKQACDHLVKFIKTGNSIQGHLDSIGERLQPYLLAVGPNKSRIHSWFIVIDQHALPCKASNSLACVDELFKAHFVFGTSYCQELTNVFSFLQTAVYDIDVETTKVNPRVSELRARILQ; via the exons ATGCAGACCAACAATGTTATCAGAGTGAAGTTCAAAGACAGCAAgagatatattttttcttcaaaacCTTTTACATTTCAATCATTTTTGGAATGTG TTGCCAATAAATTTGATCTTCCTACAATGGATGTGAAAGTCTTTGATGACTCGAAGACAGAAGTTGATGAGGAAGCATTCGTATATCTGCTGACACGACCAGATCTTGGTGTATTAGAAATTGTCATCCCAGGCACAGCAAACATTGATG ATTCTTTAAGCTCAAGCTCATTAGGAGATGAAGGTACATCAGAGTCTGATGACACTGCAATGTTGATTACAAGCCCTCCTGAAAAAAATCTAGCTGAGGAACATCGTCTTGCCAAG ATGATTGAAGAGATTCTAAAGACCAGCCCTGGAGGTGAAAAGATTATAAACGAATATACCCGCACCAAAGGTCTGTCCGATACCCGAAGACGTGACATGGTGAAAATTTTGGTAGCACATTTAACAAATGAACATGG aacaaGCCCTTCCCGACGTTTGAAGGAAGAATATGCGAAAGGAATCATTTCCCTCTTCCCATGCTTGGCTGACCCCAGGAGCAAGCTTGGATAT GAGCATTATTACAATGCAGAAGATGGAAGTGGATATTTGGCGTGGAGAATTAAAACTCTGCAGAAAGAAGCATCAGAGGGACGGATGAAGCGTCCACGGCAACCACAAACAG GTGGGCCAACTGCTGACAGACAATCCTACAAAGAAGACTGCTATTTGACTGACGACCGTCATTGTCAGGAAGCAATAGCCCTGATGAAGCATACAGCTGATGAGGCAGTGGTAAAGGAAAAGATGAAGTTAACGCTGGCCTATCGCCAGAAGCTGCTGCATGACCCTAAAAAGTCTGCTGATATTCTATCAGTTTTCTCACGATTCCTGGATATACCAGGCTTG ATTAATCAAGATTTTGGACTTTTGTTTGGTGATGCGACCTCTGCAAAGTTGTTGGAGAAGTGGTCTACCAACATAAAACCAAAGGTTATTGCACAGAGCCGTGGCCTCACACAGACTAGTGAGCTCCAAGACCTCATCCAAAATGCTGAAGCCACTGAAGTTGAAGAAG GGTGGGACAGCGACATGTCTTCCATTCTGATGCTGGTTCACCTTTTGCCACCCTCAAGTCAAGGCCGCAAGAGACCGGGAAAGATCTCAGCCAAACAAGCATGTGATCATCTTGTGAAATTCATCAAG ACCGGTAACAGTATCCAAGGGCACTTGGACAGTATTGGAGAGAGACTCCAGCCGTATCTACTCGCTGTTGGGCCGAACAAAAGTAGGATCCATTCTTGGTTTATTGTGATTGACCAACATGCTCTACCCTGTAAGGCTTCTAATTCATTGGCCTGTGTTGATGAGCTTTTCAAAGCTCACTTTGTCTTTGGGACTTCATACTGTCAGGAATTGACCAATGTGTTTAGCTTTCTGCAAACCGCAGTCTATGATATAGATGTTGAAACCACCAAGGTAAATCCCAGAGTATCCGAGTTGAGAGCTAGAATCCTCCAGTGA